Proteins from a single region of Sylvia atricapilla isolate bSylAtr1 chromosome 7, bSylAtr1.pri, whole genome shotgun sequence:
- the DES gene encoding desmin, which translates to MSQSYSSSQRVSSYRRTFGGSPVFSRASFGGKGSSGSSVTSRVYQVSRTSAVPSVSTFRTTRVTPLRSYQSAYQGSGELLDFSLADAMNQEFLQTRTNEKVELQELNDRFANYIEKVRFLEQQNALMVAEVNRLRGKEPTRVAEMYEEELRELRRQVDLLTNQRARVEVERDNLLDDLQKLKQKLQEEIQLKEEAENNLAAFRADVDAATLARIDLERRIESLQEEIAFLKKVHEEEIRELQAQLQEQHIQVEMDISKPDLTAALRDIRAQYESIAAKNIAEAEEWYKSKVSDLTQAANKNNDALRQAKQEMLEYRHQIQSYTCEIDALKGTNDSLMRQMREMEERFAGEAGGYQDTIARLEEEIRHLKDEMARHLREYQDLLNVKMALDVEIATYRKLLEGEENRISIPMHQTFASALNFRETSPEQRGSEVHTKKTVMIKTIETRDGEVVSEATQQQHEVL; encoded by the exons ATGAGCCAGTCCTACTCCTCCAGCCAGCGGGTTTCTTCCTACCGCCGCACTTTTGGCGGCTCCCCGGTCTTCTCCCGCGCCTCCTTCGGGGGTAAGGGCAGCAGCGGCAGCTCCGTCACCTCCCGCGTCTACCAGGTGTCCCGCACCTCGGCCGTCCCCAGCGTGTCCACCTTCCGCACCACCCGTGTGACGCCCCTGCGCTCCTACCAAAGTGCCTACCAGGGTTCTGGTGAGCTGCTGGACTTCAGCCTGGCCGATGCCATGAACCAGGAGTTCCTCCAGACCCGCACCAACGAGAaggtggagctgcaggagctcaaCGACCGTTTCGCCAACTACATCGAAAAGGTGCGCTTCTTGGAGCAGCAGAATGCCCTCATGGTGGCCGAGGTGAACCGCCTGCGGGGCAAGGAGCCCACCCGCGTGGCTGAGATGTACGAGGAGGAGCTGCGGGAGCTCCGGCGCCAGGTGGACCTGCTCACCAACCAGCGGGCTCGTGTGGAGGTTGAGCGTGACAACCTGCTCGATGACCTGCAGAAGCTCAAGCAGAA GTTGCAAGAGGAGATCCAGCTGAAGGAGGAGGCTGAGAACAACCTCGCTGCATTCAGAGCT GATGTGGATGCAGCCACACTAGCACGCATTGACCTGGAAAGACGTATAGAgtccctgcaggaggagatCGCCTTCCTCAAGAAGGTGCATGAAGAG GAAATCCGcgagctgcaggcacagctgcaggagcagcacatccaGGTAGAGATGGACATCTCCAAGCCCGATTTGACAGCTGCGCTGCGGGACATCCGTGCTCAGTACGAGAGCATTGCTGCCAAGAACATCGCCGAGGCTGAGGAGTGGTACAAGTCCAAG GTGTCGGACCTGACGCAGGCAGCCAACAAGAACAACGATGCGCTAAGGCAGGCCAAACAGGAGATGCTGGAGTACCGGCACCAGATCCAGTCCTACACCTGCGAGATTGATGCCCTCAAGGGCACG AATGACTCGCTGATGCGCCAGATGCGGGAGATGGAGGAGCGCTTTGCGGGGGAGGCTGGCGGGTACCAGGACACCATTGCCCGCCTGGAGGAGGAGATCAGACACCTGAAGGATGAGATGGCCCGGCACCTGCGTGAATACCAGGACCTGCTCAATGTCAAGATGGCCCTGGATGTGGAGATCGCCACATACCGCAAGCTGCTGGAGGGCGAGGAGAACCG GATCAGCATCCCCATGCACCAGACCTTCGCCTCTGCACTCAATTTCCGAG agaccagcccagagcagcGGGGCTCCGAGGTGCACACCAAAAAGACCGTGATGATCAAAACCATCGAAACCCGAGATGGGGAG GTGGTGAGTGAGGCgactcagcagcagcatgaagTGCTGTAG